tgtatgtggtgctggggattgaacccagggtattgtgcatgtgaggcaagcactatactgagctatatccccagtgctgtcctctttaattttttattttgagatagaatctagCCAAGTTGCCCATGCtagctttggacttgtgatcctcctgcctcagcctagaaTTTCAGGCATGTACCTGAAAGTGCCTAGTTGCTTTATTGGTACCCAAAAGATTATTTTTCCTCTCTGACAAATGATATACCACTTAAATTGGaagatatttaagaaaagaatatttaataccAGTATACCAAATCattcaaaaaactttttaatttttaattgaggaAGAAATTATACTCGTAGCTCAGTGaaagagttcttgcctagcatgggtgaagcactgggttcgagcctcagcatcacataaaaataaacaaaataaaggcatgctgttcatcccaactacaaaaaaattttttttttacttaaaaaaaagaaattatactcACTTCTTTTGGAGTATGATTATCAGCAATTCTCTGACCTTCAAAGAGAAACCTGAGTGAATTCATTGGAACTCcctaaaaaggttaaaaaaaaaaaaaggaaaaagtacacatatgtacatatacacaaacaaaTCTCAGAAGAAATAATACGAACTTTGATCCACAAAAAGCAAGTATGAAAGTTTAATCCCCAAGTTTAATCCTCAGCCTTAAACAAGCTACAACAGAATTTAAAACTACACAGTTAATTCAATCATAATACCATACACTGAGTACCAACTATCTGCTAGTCTATTCCTGTACCAAATACTTTATACACATAATCAAAAATGTTcttcatattcattttataacTAGGAAAACCTAAGGCTTGGAGAAAACAGTTTGCTAGGAACTTTAGCCTAAATCTTCTAAGTCTGTGCTCTTGACCACTATTCTGTTCATTTTCCCCTTAAAACCCATAAGCTAGcataaaacaaaatcagaaattaGATGAGATCCTCAACAGCTTCTAACAATACAAGCAAACTTGGTTTTAAATAGATTAAATCATTGGAATTTGTCAAGAGCACAACAGCTAGCCAGCCAGATAAGCTAAGATGAACCTATAATTGCATAGAAGGTACTTCAAATATCATAAAacatattgattatatatttttttctgatcactTACTGAACAGTAATAGCTAAAAGGGGAGAGGTGTCTCATTTAAAGGGAAGTAACTGAAAGTAAATACAAATCAAGAATCTTTTAGTTAGTTCAAAACTATTACGACAGTTTTGCTCAATATCTAATATTAAGATTTTCACTGTGGGTATTTAAACACTGTCCCAAAatacccaaagaaattaaaactatttcTTAATATGCACTATTAACATAAGTATATGAGACCATGAAAACTTACCCTTCATTTGATTTAAATTCCTTCCAAggttatataaataataaagtggGTGACAAAAGCAGAATATTCTTTGAttcacagaattttttaaattaccttataataaaatcaaaaaaattcCTACAGGGCTTTGGGattatatatagctcagtgacagagtgtgtGCTCAGTAATGTGAAAAGCTCTGTGTTCAACCGACAGCatttcccctcccccccaaaaaaaatttccatGGAAACCAACcaatctataaagaaaaatgataaaataattgaataaataattaagttTACAGgttggacacagtggcacatgtctgtaatcccagtgactcgggaagtTGAGGTAAGGGGATTAAAAGTTTGAGACCaggcttggcaacttagcaagaccttattttaaaaaataaaaagtacgaGTAGTAGAGCactgctaggttcaatccccagttgattccaaaaaggaagaaaaagaaaaaagaagtttatgACTTTCTACTCACAGGTAAGTGTTGCACAGTTCAGATAAATgcaatttcctattttttcttttttttttttttttaaagagagtgaaagtgagtgaaagtgagagagagagagagagagagagagagagagagagagagagagagaactccgATATTCATTCttcagttcttggcagacacaacatctttgtctgtatgtggtgctgaggattgaacccgggccgcacgcatgccaggcaagcgcgccaccgcttgagccacatcctcagcccaatttcCTATTTCTTGTATATCATTAAGCTAAGGAAAAAATTACCAAGCATCTATAACTAAGTATAaaaaggttttctattttttttttaaagagagagtgagagaggagagagagagagagagagaaagaaagagaatttttaatatttattttttagttctcagcagacacaacatctttgttggtatgtggtgctgaggatcgaacccgggccgcacgcatgccaagcaagcgcgctaccgcttgagccacatccccagccctaaaaagtTTTTCTAAAGACTGTAAAGTTACTGTGAAACTTGGCAAAGATTCTACTAATGTTATAATTTTCTCCCAAAACCTAGTACCTTGAACTTTGGGgtcaatttttagttttcacttaaGCTTTGGTTTACCTCTTTACTTTGCACTGTTTTTCCTCAAAAATCAATTCCCTATAGATGAGGTAAAAGAAACTATATGAATTATCTTCAGTTGTTGCAaagattaaatacatttttcttaggTACTTATAGTATCATGTACATgattattcaataaatgtgaGTAAATTCTACCTCAGTTTTAGCTCACATCAAAATTATTACAAATGAAAATTAGTTGAGACCCAATTAATAAGATTTTACTAAACTTACTAATTAAAAGCTATAACAAAAGATACAATGGTATATATTGTTTtactgtttttatgtttttgtaggGGCAAAgggataatggggattgaactcagagccacatccccagccctattttctattttatttagagacagggtctgagttgcttagagcacctcgcctttgctgaggcttggtgttgaactcaggatccttttgccttagcctcccaagctgctgggagtacaggcatacaccactgcacccggctgtTTTACTAATCTTAACAACTAGTCTCTGACTTCTGATACAAAAATTCtatctaaattaaaaattttaattgttaaaagtaaaccttctagggctggggatgtggctcaagcggtagcaagcttgcctggcatgcgtgcggcccaagtttaatcctcagcaccacaaacaaagatgttgtgtctgccgataactaaaaaataaatattaaaaattctctctctctctcacactctctctctcactctctctaaaaaaaatagtacatgtCTAAATagcaataatattaaaaaaatttttaaaataaaaaaataaaagtaaaccttctaaagaaaaacctacaggatgagccaggcactgtggcacatgcctgtaatcccagctaaaagaggttgaggcaggagaatcacaaattcaaagccaatctcaacaATTTAGagggaccctatctcaaagtaaaagtaagaaaagaggctgagaatgtagcttagtggtattgtgcccctggcttcaatcttcagtactacacacaccaaaaaaaaaaaaaaaaaaaaacctacagagTATATAGCTCAGGGGcacaatgcttgcctagcatgtgcaaagccttgGCTTTAATTCtcagtatcagaaaaaaacacaaatttttaaattaagaaaacaccctacagccaggtgcagtggcgcatgcctataatcccaataacttgggaggctgagacagtaggatcacaagtgccaagccagcctcagtcagCATCAtagaaagaccctatctcaaaacaaaaaataaaaaagggctggggatgtgggtcagtggtaaagcacgcCTGGGTTCTATttccagtacctcaaaaaaaaagcCCTACAATACCTGAATTGATATCATGtaatacaattaaatattttttaaaattcaacttaaCAGACACTGATTAAacatatttcttataaattattttaaatcataatttcATTTAGAAGTAAAGCTTAGTTATTTCCTATTTAATTTCAACTATATTTACTAAAAACTATTTTACTAACAAGgataataatgaataatatttattaagcatttttagGTATCGTGTCAAGGACTTTTTGTAGGCTATCTCAAAGATTTTTTTGAGGTGTTACTACAATATCCTTTACTAATGAAGGCAAAAGCAGTGGCATAGCCCAAATATGAATCAGGTAGGTTAAAGGAATTAGTTATTGTTCTAATGATGTAATTCAAGAAAACCAAAATCCATGAGGATTTGGTATTAATAAATTAAGAAGACTTTCATGCAGATTTTTTGTTCGTTTTGTATGCAGTGCTAGGGTCAAACACAGAACTTCACACAtcgtaggcaagtgctctaccgctgcgTAACATCCTCTGACcctaggttttctttctttcttttttttaatatttttttagtcatacattgacacaatatctttgtttatttttatgtggtgatgaggattgaacccagggtctctcccgtgcaaggcgagcactctatcactgagccacaaccccagccccaccccatcttttaaaaaaaaaattccttggtGTTGAAAATATGGATGGAATCAGCAGCACATAGTAATGTTAGTCCTATGTAAAAAGATAATATACTAATAATATTATTACTTAAATTTAACATTTGGCTAAACATTGATGATTAGAAGCACAGAGAAATGTCATAGAAATCACCAAAAATTACTTGCCTTTCTTGTTATAACTAGTAAGCCATCAAGATAGAAGCATTCACTTGAGATATCTTTACAACAGAGTTAAGTTTTCAAACGAGTTGGCATCTTATgaattcaaacttttaaaaataggccacaagaggaaaaaggaaattaaacagaaaatgataaaattagagTGCTTTCCTTGAGTTCCTAAGGTGACAATAATAAAACAGatcattttgtcttttgacaacctttagttaaaagaaaaaaaaaaatagggcaaacCATTATATTCAATACCATAATTTACAAACCTGTCTTTGACAATATGATTCTTTGAGTTTCTTGAGATGTGTTGTCATTTTCACTTTGAAGTGAATCTCACTGCTATCCtatgaagataaaagaaaaacaattaccCTCTTTTTATAAACTATTTACTTGTTTGAaccaaattatttaattatacatgtaatataaatagaaacataaactaatcatctttatttttccacCAAGATATTCTTCTTAGCATTCctaaaaagttttataaaatactgTAATCATCCTCAAAGGTGTTTTATATCCATTACAAAAGAAActtaataaaacaaagatatctgTCTTAGGTGTTAAAATGATCAGTCTAAGTATGTACATGGGAAGAATGTGTTCCTTCATAAATGCACGTCTATGAATACACAATAAGAACAAAAAcatagaagacaaaaaaattatacCTTACTGATAATtaggaaaatggagaaataacaaaaatgttttacCTATCACACTGACACAAAATTTAAAGATTGATAATTCCCCAACCTGTGGGGAACTGGTACAATCTGATCAGAAGACTCCACAATACCACCAATTCTGTCTtttgtcctttaaaaaagaaaaagtaactatGAAGAAACTATGAATATTCATCCTCCAACAGTTTTCAGCTTATCATAACTAGCACCTCAGAAAGAATCAATAAGATGCAGACTAGAGTCCAAGGAAATGAGGTGCCGGAAGAGGCCAAAGTGTGGAGGTGGGATTAGGAAAAGGGCTGACAGGTTCTTTTGTTTAAGGGTAGCCCTAGAATTGCCAATTAATGATATTCATTGTATTTGTCCCTGAAGCATAAGAGTCAACAGTAAATTTCCATttggagaaattaaaatatgaggcgtccccccaaaagctcctgtctATGTTAGTGCAAGGATACTTGGAGGTTAAATGTTTGGACTGTCAGAGCTGTAATCAATCTAATGGGTCCATTCCTAAGGTCACTAGGAGTGTGCACTGTAAGGGTTCATCTGCCCTGTGGTCCCAGTCCCTTTATCTCCATTTCCTGGTTGAGGTGAGAGGAGAAGTGCTCATCCACCATGCCCTGATGTTctaccacgatgttctgcctcaccttgggcccagagcaatagagtcagTGACCTTGGACTGAAGGTCTGAaatgggagccaaaataaaccttcttaCTTGTccttgtcaagtattttgttcacaacaacaaaaatctaacaCATAGTCTAAACCTGCCtaacagaataattttaaaatacagtatctGCTTCTTCTACCTCCAAAAGATGCATGTACAGTAAATGAAAatgccatttttaaataaatgtgccTTACTTAAACCTTTATTTTTCCTGTGAGAGAAATTACGTACATGTTGGAAGAGAAagtcaaaggagaaaaatatgaaaaaatgaaacTCACCTGTCCAATTACTTTGAGTTTAATGTATTCTCCTTCTTTCTTATCCCCCAAATCCTCAGTTGAAGGTTTTGCCTcctgaaagaaaagtaaatttcaaaataaaagctcTTACATGCAATTTCAATTACTCATTTATGAGTATCCATTCCTTTCCCTCAGGGTACAAAATCTATACCTGGGCAtacaaagaacatttattttctctgccAGGCAAGCAAAAAGGGGCCTAAGTCAATTATTCTCCCAAACACTGGTTCACTACAAATCAAGCAAGAGGTCTCTTTGAGTATATACCACAATATGGGATATAACTTTACCATGCATCAAAATCATCTGGAGGACTTGTTAAAACAAACAGTTGGGCCCCATCATACTTTCTATTCTGGAGTGGAAATAAGAATGAATATGTTTCTAACAAATTACCAGGTCATACTGATTTGCTAGGTAGAGAAACCATTTGGAAACTAGAGGAAGTGAATCcttggcaaactttttttttagtttagttttttgttgttgttgttgtttgtttttttttttagttttttgtggtCATAGCACATGATAGACAAGCTCTACTAGTGACCTATATCCTCAATTCATgtattctttcctattttctttcttacatgtgtatgtgtgtgattgtgggggtggaggggtggggatTGGGGGTCAAGCCCAGGCCCTtgagcatgttaggcaagctataaaccactaaactacatccctatccctttttatttttggacagggtcttgttaaattgcctgggctgccctcaaacttgtattcctcctgcctcagtcttccaagtcactggcattacagcaGTTTGCCACCATGCCAGGTCATCCTCCACAGATCTCCCCACACCTGTTTTAGGAATGGAACCGAACCCAAGAGCACcacaccactgagcaacatcccaaccctttttattttgacacagtagtctcacaaagttgctcaCACTAGTCTTAAACTTTCAATTtgcctgcctcaacctcccaagtagctggaattacacaagtgccactgtgcccagcttcttctCCATGAATTCTGAATTCTCCTCCAAACATTACGAATCCAAGATTATCTTCTCACAGCCTATCCTGAGGTGTTTACTACCAAAGGAAAGTCAAATAGGAAAgtactagggctggggatgtggctcaagcggtagcgcgctcgcctggcatgcatgcagcccgggttcgatcctcagcaccacataccaacaaagatgttgtgtccaccgagaactaaaaaataaatattaaaaagaattctctctctctctctctctctctctctctcccctctctcactctctctttaaaacaaaccaaaaaaaagaaagtactagCCTAATATAGAGCCAAAAAATCAGTTTTATGTCATCTATTAGTTTAAACTATCTGAAGCATTATAATCCAAGTTTAGAAGAAAAGgtttgaaggaaaacaaaatttaggaGAACTGAACTGGAACTggggaaaaacacacacacacacacacacacacaaacagaataagtagaaaaacaaaaaaaaaaagagacccacaGGAAGACAAGAACAGAGGAttacaaaataatttcacataaaaGGAAACTGAAGTTAACagaataaattaacaaaacaacTTCATCATAATGcatctcaaaaaataagtaagccaggctgggattgtggctcaatggaagagtgcttacctagcatgtgtgaggcactgggttcgattctgggcacccatataaataaataaagtccactgacaaataaaaaaattaagggctgcagatgtggctcaaacggtaggtagcctgctcgcctggcatgcgtgcggcccgggttcgatgctcaacatcacatacaaaaagaaaagatgttgtgtccaccgaaaactaaaaaataaatattaaaatttctgcctctctctcttaaaataaataaataaataaataaataaataaataaaaatttgaaaaataagtaaatcgtTTTTATTAAAGGAGTATCCTATGTGCTATATCTTAGTTAGGCCACCAAATTATCCACTTATTTAATATATACTCTTCTATCattcataataatttaaaagaattaaccCAAAATCAGTAACAATATAACTAACCATATTGTATCCTGCAAGTTAAAAAATCACAGAATCATTACCTATGTATCTCATGCCAGTAACTTTAACAAATTCCTTAACACTCAAATATTAAGAGAACGTATTAAACTAGACGTAGATTTTTACTTGAGGTGTCTAGGGAAATGCTTAGAAAACTGAATTGATTCATTAGTATGAATCCTTGCTGGTTTTTCATTAGGCAGTTTTGCTTTCAACATTTGCTGACTATTAATATTACAGTAGTGATCAATCTTAACCTTCTTTAGAGAGACAGTATTTCACCTGAAACCAGAAGACTTTCTTCAAATACCATCTCACCGCATTTCTATGACTTAAATTCTTAATAAACAGTTGCTTCTGCCTTTAAGTATCTAGAGGGCAAAGATAGCTTATTATTTATTGCAGTGAAGGGCAATAAAAAGCACCCAAGCCTTGAAGTCCTCTTTAACTGGAAGGAGAGGGGGTGGAAACAGCTTTAAGTTAACAAAAAGGAGGGTAGGGCCCCTCCCCTAGCAGCAATACATCAGCACAATAGGAGTGATTCCCTCCAGTGTTTCTGGAGGATAACTAAGAGGTtactcagaagaaaaagaatttttcccCTCCTCCAATCCACCAGCTTCTCTGATTCTAAAACTACTAAGATCAAAAGCATAAATAGGAttgtggctgggattgtggctcagtgctagagtgctcgtctagcacgggagaggccttgggttcgatcctcagcatgacataaaaataagtaaataaaataaaggtttgtgtccaactacttctaaaaaaaaaaaataaagaaagatggcTTCCAGTACTTTAAGGTCTGAAAGAACCAAATCCTACAGCACAGCATTCAATATTTCCATCACCAAGCTCAACTCTTATTTTTCCCTCACCATTCATTTATAAACCCAAAGATTCTGATAAATTGGACTAGTTGTCCATCAGCAATATTCAATCTTCCATCCTTTATGGCcccaggtttgttttttttttatttcaaacataaacacacacacacacacacacacacaccctctctcGGCCTTTCCTGAAATTATCTCAAGAGAGAAAAGTCTACTCTACTCCACACATAAGCTGAAGttcattgtaaaaaaataaaaaaatttaaaaaaccctctTATACCCAGGCACAGTGGAACACACCAGTAATCTCAATAATTTGGCAGACTAAGATAGGAGCATCGCAAGTTTGAGGTGAGCCTAGGCAACTAAACTagattgtctcaaaatttaaaaaaaaaaaaaaaaagggaaggggatGTAACAATAACCAGTACCACCCCAAaacaacaacccccccccaaaaaaaaccctcttCTAGGAACCATAGCATCTTCCCAACCATTCTCTTCCTTTATTTGTTCCTATTTTCAATTTGTTCATATATTCTACAGTATTTATTCAACTACTCCCCTCTTGACCTGACTTGTCTAGTTGTTGTCCTTATCTTTTCTCAATAGTCAAACCTCTCACAAGAGTACTAAGATTTCCTATTCCATTTTCACTCTCAACCTACTGTAATCTGGTTTGTGCTTTACCATCCTGCTCAACATTGCCCTTACCAATGGCTACCAGCTAGACACCTTACTATAAATCCAACACTTTCAAGTCTCATCTTTAACTTTAGAAAACACAGATGTTGGTGACTTCTTCCTTGAAAACTCTGGTTTTCAagattccattttctcatttcagCCACTTCCTTTGCATCACTGACCTTCAACCCTCTGCTTTTTTCTTTGCCTCCCTGGGTGACCCATGATTTCAACAATCTCTTAGATACTAATGACTCACAATCATTCTTTCCAACCTGACAACTTTACTGAgtttgactctttttttaatcaaagtaCCTGAACATCTGTTGTTGGATGTCCCTCAGGTACCTTGCCATAAAAGTGTCCAAAACTAAACTTATTATCTCTAACAGCTTTAAATCCTCTTTCTAAAAACCAAACTATAGGGCTGAGAGTGTagg
This window of the Ictidomys tridecemlineatus isolate mIctTri1 chromosome 7, mIctTri1.hap1, whole genome shotgun sequence genome carries:
- the Sumo1 gene encoding small ubiquitin-related modifier 1 (The RefSeq protein has 2 substitutions and aligns at 97% coverage compared to this genomic sequence); this encodes MSDQEAKPSTEDLGDKKEGEYIKLKVIGQDSSEIHFKVKMTTHLKKLKESYCQRQGVPMNSLRFLFEGQRIADNHTPKELGMEEEDVIEVYQEQTGGHSNV